A part of Brachybacterium faecium DSM 4810 genomic DNA contains:
- a CDS encoding predicted flavoprotein involved in K+ transport (PFAM: Pyridine nucleotide-disulphide oxidoreductase): MESQVRSADVVVIGAGQAGLSAAHHLQRRGGVSVVHLDAEHGPGGAWRHRWDSLTMATVNGIRELPGMPEIEAARTESANRAVPEYFAEFERRLGTPIERPVHVTAVQDDPSTEPSPDPAADPVPLLVRSRDPDGRPRAPLRTRAVLNATGTWTRPFVPALSGAGRFRGRQLHTAGYRRAEDFAGMRVGIIGGGISAIGHLLEIAEVGETFWYTRREPVFEDRPFTTELGRAAVAEVEDRVRQGLPVRSVVSVTGLPLTPALREARRRGILARRPMFTEITADGVREADGRETALDVLLWATGFRHELRHLRPLRLHNAQGGITMDGTAVAHDPRIHLLGYGPSASTIGANRAGRAAAGRVLRDLARRRAPA; encoded by the coding sequence ATGGAGTCCCAGGTGCGCAGCGCGGACGTCGTCGTGATCGGAGCCGGCCAGGCCGGGCTCTCCGCCGCGCACCATCTGCAGCGTCGCGGCGGCGTGAGCGTCGTGCACCTCGATGCGGAGCACGGTCCCGGCGGGGCATGGCGCCACCGCTGGGACAGCCTCACCATGGCCACGGTCAACGGCATCCGCGAGCTGCCCGGCATGCCGGAGATCGAGGCGGCGCGGACCGAGAGCGCGAACCGGGCGGTGCCGGAGTACTTCGCCGAGTTCGAGCGCCGCCTCGGCACCCCGATCGAGCGCCCCGTGCACGTGACCGCCGTCCAGGACGATCCGAGCACCGAGCCGAGCCCGGACCCGGCCGCGGATCCCGTGCCGCTGCTGGTCCGCTCCCGCGACCCCGACGGGCGGCCCCGCGCCCCTCTGCGCACCCGCGCGGTGCTCAACGCGACCGGCACCTGGACCCGGCCCTTCGTCCCGGCCCTGTCCGGGGCCGGCCGGTTCCGCGGCCGGCAGCTGCACACGGCGGGCTACCGCCGCGCCGAGGACTTCGCCGGGATGCGGGTCGGGATCATCGGCGGAGGCATCAGCGCCATCGGCCACCTCCTCGAGATCGCGGAGGTGGGGGAGACGTTCTGGTACACGCGTCGCGAACCGGTCTTCGAGGACCGCCCCTTCACCACCGAGCTCGGCCGCGCCGCCGTGGCCGAGGTGGAGGACCGGGTGCGGCAGGGGCTGCCGGTGCGCAGCGTGGTCTCCGTGACGGGGCTGCCCCTGACCCCCGCGCTGAGGGAGGCCCGGCGGCGCGGGATCCTGGCTCGTCGGCCGATGTTCACCGAGATCACCGCGGACGGCGTGCGGGAGGCGGACGGCCGCGAGACGGCGCTGGACGTGCTGCTGTGGGCCACCGGTTTCCGCCACGAGCTGCGGCACCTGCGCCCGCTACGGCTGCACAACGCACAGGGCGGGATCACCATGGACGGCACCGCGGTGGCCCATGACCCGCGGATCCACCTGCTCGGCTACGGCCCCAGCGCCTCGACGATCGGCGCCAACCGGGCGGGACGGGCCGCGGCGGGCAGAGTGCTGCGGGACCTCGCCCGCCGGCGCGCGCCCGCCTAG
- a CDS encoding O-acetylhomoserine sulfhydrylase (PFAM: Cys/Met metabolism PLP-dependent enzyme), translating to MSTAGIHAGWDAAADGHGALTPPIHTASAYAQPSHAALKALFQRRADGFAYSRSGNPTTAVLEERITALEQGIGAIAVASGQAATTIALCALAAPGGHVVASSRLYGGTTEFLDDTLADFGVTCTVVDPWDLGAWEAAFTDSTRAAIVESIANPGAELVDLPALSAIAHERDVPVVVDSTLASPALYRPGEHGADVVVHSATKYLCGHGTTIAGLIVDTGRFDPRRCPDRWSRLTTPNRRFGVTFADDYARGGSGLLAYARAKYVTDFGTTLPASSAQQILVGIETLDLRMQRISEDAAALASRLHGRPGVAHVAHPTLPGRPDAHLAERDFPHGTSGVFSIELEGGEAAAAAFCDALRLWTIAVNIGDARSLVCHPATTTHSHLTDAQREACGVRPGTVRLSVGLEDREDLWADLEAGLAAARSGSEVTTAA from the coding sequence ATGAGCACGGCAGGGATCCACGCAGGATGGGACGCCGCCGCGGACGGCCACGGGGCGCTCACCCCGCCGATCCACACGGCCAGCGCGTACGCGCAGCCCTCCCATGCCGCGCTCAAGGCACTGTTCCAGCGGCGCGCGGACGGCTTCGCCTACTCCCGCTCCGGCAACCCCACCACCGCGGTGCTCGAGGAGCGCATCACCGCTCTCGAGCAGGGGATCGGTGCGATCGCCGTCGCGTCCGGGCAGGCGGCGACCACGATCGCCCTGTGCGCGCTCGCCGCGCCGGGCGGCCACGTCGTCGCCTCCTCCCGACTCTATGGCGGCACCACCGAGTTCCTCGATGACACCCTCGCCGATTTCGGCGTGACCTGCACCGTCGTGGATCCGTGGGATCTGGGGGCCTGGGAGGCCGCGTTCACCGACAGCACCCGCGCCGCGATCGTCGAATCCATCGCCAACCCGGGCGCGGAGCTCGTGGACCTCCCGGCGCTCAGCGCGATCGCCCACGAGCGGGACGTGCCCGTGGTGGTCGACTCCACCCTCGCCAGCCCCGCCCTGTACCGCCCCGGCGAGCACGGCGCCGACGTGGTCGTCCATTCGGCGACGAAGTACCTGTGCGGGCACGGCACCACCATCGCCGGGCTCATCGTCGACACCGGCCGCTTCGACCCGCGCCGATGTCCGGACCGCTGGAGCCGCCTGACCACCCCCAACCGACGCTTCGGCGTCACCTTCGCCGACGACTACGCCCGCGGCGGCTCCGGCCTGCTGGCCTACGCCCGCGCCAAGTACGTCACCGACTTCGGCACCACCCTGCCCGCCTCCAGCGCCCAGCAGATCCTGGTCGGCATCGAGACCCTCGACCTGCGCATGCAGCGCATCAGCGAGGACGCCGCCGCGCTCGCCTCCCGCCTGCACGGCCGGCCGGGCGTGGCCCACGTCGCGCACCCCACGCTGCCCGGCCGCCCCGACGCGCACCTCGCCGAGCGCGACTTCCCCCACGGCACCTCCGGCGTGTTCTCGATCGAGCTCGAGGGAGGCGAGGCGGCCGCCGCCGCGTTCTGCGACGCGCTGCGGCTGTGGACGATCGCGGTGAACATCGGCGACGCCCGCTCGCTCGTCTGCCATCCCGCGACCACCACCCACTCCCACCTCACCGACGCGCAGCGCGAGGCCTGCGGCGTGCGCCCCGGCACCGTGCGCCTCAGCGTGGGGCTCGAGGACCGCGAGGACCTCTGGGCGGATCTCGAGGCGGGCCTGGCCGCCGCGCGTTCGGGCAGCGAGGTCACCACCGCCGCGTGA
- a CDS encoding siderophore-interacting protein (PFAM: Siderophore-interacting FAD-binding domain; Siderophore-interacting protein), producing the protein MTTTERTSSADAPAQRRARPAKKQAVLEVMGKTRLSPRLLRLTLGGEGYSALNRNEHTDAYVKFLIADPASGLQPPYDMDALREESPELMPARRTYTVRHWDDENQKIDIDVVLHGEGADNGVAARWADEAQPGDRLALMGAGGGYTPQPETRRHLLIGDHAALPAISAALESMDEDAAGLVVIHLDHEEDRLELEHPRGVELRWVIGAREELVETVRGLDLSDPEELQVFCHVERGITKQLRQVLVKDAGIPRPQISISAYWALGRVEDQFQAEKREAIGKIDE; encoded by the coding sequence ATGACCACCACTGAACGGACCAGTTCCGCCGACGCGCCCGCGCAGCGGCGTGCGCGCCCCGCGAAGAAGCAGGCCGTGCTCGAGGTGATGGGCAAGACCCGTCTCTCGCCGCGCCTGCTGCGCCTGACCCTCGGAGGCGAGGGGTACAGCGCGCTGAACCGCAACGAGCACACCGACGCGTACGTCAAGTTCCTCATCGCCGACCCCGCGTCCGGGCTCCAGCCGCCCTACGACATGGACGCGCTGCGCGAGGAGAGCCCCGAGCTGATGCCCGCGCGCCGCACCTACACCGTGCGGCACTGGGACGACGAGAACCAGAAGATCGACATCGACGTCGTGCTGCACGGCGAAGGTGCGGACAACGGCGTCGCCGCCCGCTGGGCCGACGAGGCGCAGCCCGGTGACCGGCTGGCCCTGATGGGCGCCGGCGGCGGCTACACCCCGCAGCCCGAGACCCGCCGCCACCTGCTGATCGGCGACCACGCCGCTCTGCCCGCGATCTCCGCCGCACTCGAGTCGATGGACGAGGACGCCGCCGGACTGGTGGTGATCCACCTCGATCACGAGGAGGACCGCCTCGAGCTCGAGCACCCCCGCGGCGTGGAGCTGCGCTGGGTGATCGGTGCGCGGGAGGAGCTCGTCGAGACCGTGCGCGGGCTCGACCTCTCCGACCCCGAGGAGCTGCAGGTGTTCTGCCACGTCGAGCGCGGCATCACCAAGCAGCTGCGCCAGGTGCTGGTGAAGGACGCCGGCATCCCGCGCCCGCAGATCTCGATCTCCGCCTACTGGGCGCTGGGACGCGTCGAGGACCAGTTCCAGGCCGAGAAGCGCGAGGCGATCGGGAAGATCGACGAGTGA
- a CDS encoding phytoene dehydrogenase-like oxidoreductase (PFAM: FAD dependent oxidoreductase), which yields MSVHPLPEVDVVVVGSGPNGLAAAVTLARAGLSVQVLDSEDTIGGGARTLDLGLAPGIVHDICSAAHPLALASPFFAEFDIRARGVRAIAPTASYAQPLEAGPAAIAWHDVERTAEGLGADGPAWRALLGTLSRHQDLVVELALGDKRSLPPALLTPGALAAAPLYGALIGLQGTPAWDLPFRTEPARALLGGVAAHAIGRMPSLAMAATAGLLGTIAHGVGWPIPVGGSQSIVDALVADLRAHGGTVHTGHHVRTWRDVPAARAVLLDTPAPAAAEILANRLPASLERALRRFPHGDAAAKVDFVLSGPVPWRDPEVGEAGTQHLGGTREQMAHAEAEVAAGRLPAQPVTLVSDPSVADPSRRSGSLRPLWAYAHVPAGDTTDPTELVTAQIERFAPGFRDLVVAARGIPASQMSAHNPALVGGDISMGRVTMAGMIARPTARFDPYRLGPTGWYLCSSATPPGPGVHGMSGWHAARRVLAHEFGITQPPDLSPAPVS from the coding sequence ATGAGCGTCCACCCCCTCCCCGAGGTCGATGTGGTCGTGGTGGGCTCCGGCCCCAACGGCCTCGCGGCCGCCGTGACCCTCGCCCGCGCCGGCCTCTCGGTGCAGGTGCTCGACTCCGAGGACACCATCGGCGGCGGTGCCCGCACCCTCGATCTCGGGCTCGCCCCGGGAATCGTGCACGACATCTGCTCCGCGGCACATCCTCTGGCGCTGGCCAGCCCCTTCTTCGCCGAGTTCGACATCCGGGCGCGGGGCGTGCGCGCGATCGCCCCCACCGCCTCGTATGCGCAGCCGCTGGAGGCGGGACCGGCGGCCATCGCCTGGCACGACGTCGAACGCACGGCCGAGGGTCTCGGGGCCGACGGGCCCGCCTGGCGGGCGCTGCTGGGCACCCTCTCGCGCCACCAGGACCTGGTGGTCGAGCTGGCCCTCGGGGACAAGCGCTCGCTCCCTCCCGCGCTGCTCACCCCGGGCGCCCTCGCCGCGGCGCCCCTCTACGGCGCGCTCATCGGGCTGCAGGGCACGCCGGCCTGGGATCTCCCGTTCCGCACCGAGCCCGCCCGGGCGCTGCTGGGCGGGGTGGCGGCCCATGCGATCGGGCGGATGCCGTCCCTCGCGATGGCTGCGACCGCCGGCCTGCTGGGCACGATCGCGCACGGGGTCGGCTGGCCGATCCCCGTCGGCGGCTCCCAGTCGATCGTCGACGCCCTGGTGGCGGACCTGCGCGCCCACGGCGGCACCGTCCACACCGGCCACCATGTGCGCACCTGGCGCGACGTGCCGGCCGCGCGGGCGGTGCTGCTGGACACCCCGGCGCCCGCCGCGGCGGAGATCCTCGCCAACCGCCTGCCCGCCTCGCTCGAACGGGCGCTGCGCCGCTTCCCGCACGGCGACGCCGCCGCGAAGGTGGACTTCGTGCTCTCGGGCCCCGTGCCGTGGCGCGATCCGGAGGTCGGCGAGGCCGGCACCCAGCACCTCGGCGGCACCCGGGAGCAGATGGCGCACGCCGAGGCGGAGGTCGCCGCGGGGCGTCTGCCCGCGCAGCCGGTGACCCTGGTGAGCGACCCGTCGGTGGCCGACCCCTCGCGCCGCAGCGGCTCCCTGCGCCCGCTGTGGGCCTACGCGCACGTCCCGGCCGGGGACACGACCGACCCCACCGAGCTGGTCACCGCGCAGATCGAGCGCTTCGCCCCGGGATTCCGCGATCTGGTGGTCGCCGCGCGCGGCATCCCCGCGTCGCAGATGTCCGCGCACAACCCGGCTCTCGTGGGCGGCGACATCTCGATGGGACGGGTCACCATGGCCGGGATGATCGCGCGCCCCACCGCACGCTTCGACCCCTACCGGCTGGGACCCACCGGCTGGTACCTGTGCTCCTCGGCGACGCCTCCGGGGCCCGGCGTGCACGGGATGTCCGGGTGGCATGCGGCCCGGCGGGTCCTCGCGCACGAGTTCGGCATCACGCAGCCGCCGGACCTCTCCCCCGCACCGGTTTCCTGA
- a CDS encoding amino acid/peptide transporter (peptide:H symporter) (PFAM: POT family~TIGRFAM: amino acid/peptide transporter (Peptide:H+ symporter), bacterial) → MNSPQSPDPAPHLPEHAGGDGGGLTVPPSGAASPSPSDRSFLGQPGPLANLFSVELWERFSFYGMQGILAIYMYFAATSGGLGIDEGVALGIVGAYGGSVYLFSILGALISDRLLGPERTLFASAVMIMLGHLALALVPAIPGLIAGLLLVGIGSGGLKSTAATLVGSLYSREDPRRDAGFSIYYMGINIGGLLGPLITGFAQQLWGFHLGFALAAVGMAVGLLQYALTRKGLPASVHTVPDPLPRSMYPLWAGIGLGTVVLVLVLVFTGVLNAGNLATVVAGLAVVGALVIFALLLTSKKLDADEHSRVIAFIPLFIGTAAFFALFQQQFTVITLYSDTRLNREVLGWTIPISWVQSFNPFFIITLSPLFAALWTKLGTRQPGTPRKFGVGIILMGSAFLLFLPMASVVSVPVLWIALIMLVATFGELWLSPVGLSLATKLAPRAYPVMMMALYNLAVALGTSLSGALATFYSGDAEVAYFGALGAVTIAIGLVMLAISAPVARGMRGVR, encoded by the coding sequence GTGAATTCTCCGCAGAGCCCAGATCCCGCCCCGCACCTGCCCGAGCACGCCGGCGGCGATGGCGGCGGGCTCACTGTGCCGCCCTCCGGTGCGGCGTCCCCCTCCCCCTCGGACCGGTCCTTCCTCGGCCAGCCGGGACCGCTCGCAAACCTCTTCAGCGTCGAGCTGTGGGAGCGCTTCAGCTTCTACGGCATGCAGGGGATCCTCGCGATCTACATGTACTTCGCCGCGACCTCCGGCGGACTGGGGATCGACGAGGGCGTCGCGCTCGGCATCGTCGGCGCATACGGCGGCTCGGTCTACCTCTTCTCGATCCTCGGCGCGCTGATCTCCGACCGGCTGCTGGGCCCCGAGCGGACCCTCTTCGCCAGCGCCGTGATGATCATGCTGGGCCATCTCGCGCTCGCGCTCGTGCCCGCGATCCCCGGTCTCATCGCAGGCCTGCTGCTGGTGGGCATCGGCTCCGGCGGTCTGAAGTCCACCGCGGCGACGCTGGTCGGCTCGCTGTACTCGCGCGAGGATCCGCGGCGCGACGCCGGGTTCTCGATCTACTACATGGGCATCAACATCGGCGGGCTGCTGGGCCCGCTGATCACCGGCTTCGCCCAGCAGCTGTGGGGCTTCCATCTCGGCTTCGCCCTCGCCGCGGTCGGCATGGCCGTGGGCCTGCTGCAGTACGCCCTGACCCGCAAGGGCCTGCCCGCGAGCGTGCACACCGTCCCCGACCCGCTGCCCCGCTCGATGTATCCGCTGTGGGCCGGGATCGGCCTCGGCACCGTCGTGCTCGTCCTCGTGCTGGTCTTCACGGGGGTGCTGAACGCAGGGAACCTCGCGACCGTGGTCGCGGGCCTGGCGGTGGTCGGGGCGCTGGTCATCTTCGCGCTCCTGCTGACCTCGAAGAAGCTCGACGCCGACGAGCATTCGCGCGTGATCGCCTTCATCCCGCTGTTCATCGGCACCGCCGCGTTCTTCGCCCTGTTCCAGCAGCAGTTCACGGTGATCACGCTGTACTCGGACACCCGGCTGAACCGCGAGGTGCTCGGCTGGACGATACCGATCTCGTGGGTGCAGTCCTTCAACCCGTTCTTCATCATCACCCTCTCGCCGCTGTTCGCGGCGCTGTGGACGAAGCTCGGCACCCGCCAGCCGGGCACGCCGCGGAAGTTCGGCGTGGGCATCATCCTCATGGGCTCCGCCTTCCTGCTGTTCCTGCCGATGGCATCGGTGGTGTCGGTGCCGGTGCTGTGGATCGCGCTGATCATGCTGGTGGCGACGTTCGGCGAGCTGTGGCTCTCGCCCGTCGGGCTGTCCCTGGCGACCAAGCTCGCGCCGCGGGCCTATCCGGTGATGATGATGGCGCTGTACAACCTCGCCGTCGCGCTGGGCACCTCGCTCTCCGGGGCGCTGGCGACCTTCTACTCCGGCGATGCGGAGGTCGCCTACTTCGGTGCGCTGGGGGCGGTCACCATCGCCATCGGCCTGGTGATGCTCGCGATCTCCGCACCCGTGGCGCGGGGCATGCGCGGGGTGCGCTGA
- a CDS encoding NhaP-type Na+(K+)/H+ antiporter (PFAM: Sodium/hydrogen exchanger family), with translation MGVEQLELVAVVGVLLIVAASYLAPKFGVATPIALVVLGLGLSFLPGLPPLAPHPELILAGVLPPLLYSAAVNMPAVDFRRDLRTIGALSVVLVLVSAFGTGALLWWIFPDLGLAAAVAVGAVISPPDAVAATSIGKRLGLPPRLLTILEGEGLVNDATALVLLRTAVAATAGAFSFWQAAGDFAYAVAVAVLIGAAVGLLAVALRSRIDQPALTTAISFVVPFLAFLPAESAGASGVLAVVAAGLVTGTGGVRRLSVQDRTAERINWLTIQLLLENGVFLLMGLQLRTLVADVQGAGLSVVDPIWIGVAMVAALGVIRAVFVVPVVLTARSRRAGHEEKARRFQEVLDQVSADEHFQQNPQGARIERWLQRHHADARFYAGNGLGWRGGAVIAWSGMRGVVTLAAAQSLPVDFPYRSQLILLAFVVALVTLVAQGGTLPLLIRVLGIRGTDEETAQRELSLLLGELQEAAAGQVLDNPDLRRRDGGRFDEQVLERARRLSARQNGRTTAGEADPLAAQLPELSQLLLDVQQDALNEARSIGAYDSRTIARAQKMLDAGATRRGIT, from the coding sequence ATGGGAGTGGAGCAGCTGGAGCTCGTCGCCGTCGTCGGCGTGCTGCTGATCGTCGCGGCCTCGTACCTGGCACCGAAGTTCGGGGTCGCCACCCCGATCGCCCTCGTGGTGCTCGGGCTGGGGCTGAGCTTCCTGCCCGGCCTGCCACCGCTGGCCCCGCACCCCGAGCTGATACTCGCCGGCGTGCTGCCGCCGCTGCTCTACTCCGCCGCGGTGAACATGCCGGCCGTCGACTTCCGGCGCGACCTGCGCACCATCGGCGCCCTGTCGGTGGTGCTGGTGCTGGTCTCCGCCTTCGGCACCGGTGCGCTGCTGTGGTGGATCTTCCCGGATCTGGGCCTGGCCGCCGCGGTCGCCGTCGGCGCGGTCATCAGCCCGCCGGATGCGGTCGCCGCCACCTCGATCGGCAAGCGGCTCGGCCTGCCGCCGCGGCTGCTGACGATCCTCGAGGGGGAGGGGCTGGTCAACGACGCCACCGCCCTGGTGCTGCTGCGCACCGCGGTCGCCGCGACCGCCGGGGCGTTCTCGTTCTGGCAGGCGGCCGGTGATTTCGCCTATGCGGTCGCGGTGGCCGTGCTGATCGGCGCGGCCGTGGGGCTGCTCGCCGTGGCCCTCCGCTCCCGCATCGACCAGCCGGCCCTGACCACCGCGATCTCCTTCGTGGTGCCGTTCCTGGCGTTCCTGCCCGCCGAGAGCGCCGGCGCCTCCGGGGTGCTGGCGGTGGTCGCGGCGGGGCTGGTGACCGGCACCGGCGGCGTGCGGCGCCTGAGCGTGCAGGACCGCACCGCGGAGCGGATCAACTGGCTCACCATCCAGCTGCTGCTCGAGAACGGCGTGTTCCTGCTGATGGGCCTGCAGCTGCGCACCCTGGTCGCCGACGTCCAGGGCGCCGGACTCTCCGTGGTCGACCCGATCTGGATCGGCGTGGCGATGGTCGCGGCCCTCGGCGTGATCCGGGCCGTGTTCGTGGTGCCGGTGGTGCTCACCGCGCGGAGCCGCCGCGCCGGCCACGAGGAGAAGGCGCGCCGCTTCCAGGAGGTGCTCGACCAGGTCTCGGCCGATGAGCACTTCCAGCAGAACCCGCAGGGCGCCCGCATCGAGCGCTGGCTCCAGCGGCACCACGCCGATGCCCGCTTCTACGCCGGCAACGGGCTGGGCTGGCGGGGCGGGGCGGTGATCGCCTGGTCGGGGATGCGCGGCGTGGTCACGCTCGCCGCCGCGCAGTCGCTGCCGGTCGATTTCCCGTACCGCTCCCAGCTCATCCTGCTCGCGTTCGTCGTCGCACTGGTGACGCTGGTCGCCCAGGGCGGCACCCTTCCGCTGCTGATCCGGGTGCTCGGCATCCGCGGGACCGATGAGGAGACCGCGCAGCGGGAGCTCTCGCTGCTGCTGGGCGAGCTGCAGGAGGCCGCCGCCGGGCAGGTGCTGGACAATCCCGATCTGCGACGCCGCGACGGAGGGCGCTTCGACGAGCAGGTGCTCGAGCGGGCCAGACGGCTCAGCGCCCGGCAGAACGGACGCACCACGGCGGGGGAGGCCGATCCGCTCGCGGCGCAGCTGCCCGAGCTGAGCCAGCTCCTGCTGGACGTGCAGCAGGACGCCCTGAACGAGGCGCGCTCGATCGGCGCCTACGACTCCCGCACCATCGCCCGTGCGCAGAAGATGCTGGACGCCGGCGCCACCCGCCGCGGCATCACCTGA
- a CDS encoding restriction endonuclease (PFAM: HNH endonuclease) yields MAQVKVYNLGYDPETGVGELLHTTTVRHALGMIRREVADPVEMTIIEDRIVPTVLELTRELSGAWVEGAGRRSVGFSYRAVHERDHWTCAYCGRSVSKTPPCEALLATVDHILPASRGGCSSWTNLVSACKECNNRKADRTPEEAGMPLRVDPYDPACSYRVGGFAERLPVLLSS; encoded by the coding sequence ATGGCACAGGTCAAGGTCTACAACCTCGGATACGACCCGGAGACCGGGGTCGGCGAGCTGCTGCACACCACCACCGTGCGCCATGCCCTGGGGATGATCCGCCGGGAGGTCGCCGATCCGGTGGAGATGACGATCATCGAGGACCGCATCGTCCCAACCGTGCTCGAGCTGACCCGCGAGCTGAGCGGGGCGTGGGTGGAGGGCGCGGGCCGGCGCTCGGTGGGCTTCTCCTACCGGGCGGTCCATGAACGGGACCACTGGACCTGCGCCTACTGCGGCCGCAGCGTCTCCAAGACCCCGCCGTGCGAGGCGCTGCTGGCGACGGTCGATCACATCCTGCCCGCCTCCCGGGGCGGCTGCTCCTCGTGGACGAACCTCGTCTCGGCCTGCAAGGAGTGCAACAACCGCAAGGCGGATCGCACTCCCGAGGAGGCCGGGATGCCGCTGCGCGTGGACCCCTATGACCCGGCGTGCTCCTACCGGGTGGGCGGCTTCGCGGAGCGGCTGCCCGTGCTGCTCAGCAGCTGA
- a CDS encoding UDP-N-acetylglucosamine 1-carboxyvinyltransferase (PFAM: EPSP synthase (3-phosphoshikimate 1-carboxyvinyltransferase); Helix-turn-helix~TIGRFAM: UDP-N-acetylglucosamine 1-carboxyvinyltransferase) — translation MSYGHDMTENEDYLSRIGTLIRDARQHSGLTQAQLASELGTSQSAVNRIEKGQQNLTLETLSKIGSALDSELVGLGTSGPSHLRVHGETTLSGSIDVKSSKNAGVALLCASLLNTGTTVLRKVARIEEVNRLLEVLTSIGVKATWLNEQNDLELKVPATLDLSSIDAGAARRTRSIIMFLGPLLHRAGTFQLPYAGGCDLGTRTVEPHMTALRHFGLDVVATDQNYQATTSPVDGSRRPIVLTERGDTVTENALLAAALYDGETVIRNASPNYMVQDLCFFLEKLGVAIDGIGTTTLRVHGKTSIATDVDYAPSEDPIEAMSLISAAIVTRSSITVRRVPIEFMEIELALLEEMGLRYDRSEEYMAENGKTRLVDITTHPSDLRAPIDKIHPMPFPGLNIDNLPFFAVIAATAEGQTMLHDWVYENRAIYLTELTKLGANVKLMDPHRVLIEGPTRWSGAELVCPPALRPAVVILLAMLAGKGTSVLRNVYVINRGYEDLAARLNKLGARIETFRDI, via the coding sequence ATGAGTTACGGTCACGACATGACTGAGAACGAGGACTACCTGTCGCGCATCGGCACCCTGATCCGGGACGCCCGCCAGCACTCCGGCCTCACCCAGGCCCAGCTCGCCTCCGAGCTCGGCACGAGCCAGAGCGCGGTGAACCGCATCGAGAAGGGGCAGCAGAACCTCACTCTGGAGACCCTCTCGAAGATCGGCTCCGCGCTCGATTCCGAGCTGGTGGGGCTGGGCACCTCCGGCCCGAGCCATCTGCGGGTGCACGGCGAGACCACCCTGTCGGGCTCGATCGATGTGAAGTCCTCGAAGAACGCGGGCGTCGCGCTGCTGTGCGCCTCCCTGCTGAACACCGGCACCACCGTGCTGCGCAAGGTGGCGCGCATCGAGGAGGTCAACCGGCTGCTCGAGGTGCTCACCTCGATCGGGGTGAAGGCCACCTGGCTCAACGAGCAGAACGACCTCGAGCTGAAGGTCCCCGCCACCCTCGACCTCTCCTCGATCGATGCCGGCGCCGCCCGCCGCACCCGGTCGATCATCATGTTCCTGGGCCCGCTCCTCCACCGCGCCGGGACGTTCCAGCTCCCCTACGCCGGCGGCTGTGACCTGGGCACCCGCACCGTCGAGCCGCACATGACCGCGCTGCGGCACTTCGGCCTCGACGTGGTCGCGACCGACCAAAACTACCAGGCCACCACCTCCCCGGTCGACGGCTCCCGGCGCCCCATCGTGCTCACCGAGCGCGGCGACACCGTCACCGAGAACGCGCTCCTGGCCGCGGCGCTGTACGACGGCGAGACCGTGATCCGCAACGCGAGCCCCAACTACATGGTCCAGGACCTGTGCTTCTTCCTCGAGAAGCTCGGGGTCGCGATCGACGGGATCGGCACCACCACGCTGCGCGTGCACGGGAAGACCTCCATCGCCACCGACGTCGACTACGCCCCCAGCGAGGACCCGATCGAGGCGATGAGCCTCATCTCCGCCGCGATCGTGACCCGCTCGAGCATCACGGTGCGCCGCGTCCCGATCGAGTTCATGGAGATCGAGCTCGCGCTGCTGGAGGAGATGGGGCTGCGCTACGACCGCTCCGAGGAGTACATGGCGGAGAACGGCAAGACCCGCCTGGTGGACATCACCACCCACCCCTCCGACCTCCGCGCCCCGATCGACAAGATCCACCCCATGCCCTTCCCCGGCCTGAACATCGACAACCTGCCCTTCTTCGCCGTGATCGCCGCGACCGCGGAGGGCCAGACGATGCTGCACGACTGGGTCTACGAGAACCGGGCCATCTACCTCACCGAGCTCACCAAGCTCGGCGCCAACGTGAAGCTCATGGACCCGCACCGCGTGCTCATCGAGGGGCCGACGCGCTGGAGCGGCGCGGAGCTGGTGTGCCCGCCGGCGCTGCGCCCGGCCGTGGTGATCCTGCTGGCGATGCTCGCCGGGAAGGGCACCTCGGTGCTGCGCAACGTGTACGTGATCAATCGCGGCTACGAGGATCTCGCCGCCCGGCTGAACAAGCTCGGCGCGCGCATCGAGACCTTCCGCGACATCTGA